From a single Gemmatimonadota bacterium genomic region:
- a CDS encoding ferritin-like domain-containing protein — protein sequence MNLTSLRKLYIHELKDLYSAEHQILDHLPQMVAAAQDKGLRQALEAHHKQTERQVARLEKIFSGLDAKPGGQKCKGMEGLLKEAKDAVTERASDDVRDAAIVAAAQRIEHYEMAGYGVARAFAEKLGDYRAADLLQETLNEEALADQKLTRLAERRLNFEALA from the coding sequence ATGAACCTGACGTCACTCCGGAAGCTCTACATCCACGAGCTCAAGGATCTCTATAGCGCGGAGCACCAGATCCTGGACCACCTCCCCCAGATGGTGGCGGCAGCGCAGGACAAAGGACTACGACAGGCTCTGGAGGCCCATCACAAGCAGACCGAGCGTCAAGTGGCCCGGCTGGAGAAGATCTTCTCCGGGCTGGATGCCAAGCCAGGCGGGCAGAAGTGCAAGGGGATGGAAGGCCTTCTGAAGGAGGCCAAAGACGCCGTCACCGAGCGGGCCTCCGATGACGTCCGCGATGCTGCGATCGTAGCGGCTGCACAGCGCATCGAGCACTACGAGATGGCCGGCTACGGTGTGGCCCGGGCGTTCGCGGAAAAGCTGGGTGACTACAGGGCGGCCGATCTGCTCCAGGAGACGTTGAACGAGGAGGCATTGGCCGACCAGAAGCTCACGCGCTTGGCCGAGCGCCGCCTCAACTTCGAGGCGCTCGCCTGA
- a CDS encoding DUF2188 domain-containing protein yields the protein MKRSTKRKIQKHLQQAGETVTKAGEALRPAARNGAGKAVVAAAGIAALGAAGVVTARALRQRRSNGAEPGTTFRLEADAEGGWILTRDGGDDQRFGNKRQALRAARDVAASAHPSRLIIHRTDGRVQRTHTY from the coding sequence ATGAAACGGAGTACCAAACGAAAGATCCAGAAGCACCTGCAGCAGGCAGGCGAGACAGTCACGAAGGCCGGAGAAGCGCTGCGACCCGCCGCTCGGAACGGAGCCGGCAAGGCGGTGGTGGCCGCGGCGGGTATCGCGGCCCTGGGAGCCGCGGGAGTCGTGACGGCCCGGGCACTCCGGCAGCGGCGGTCGAACGGTGCGGAGCCGGGAACCACGTTCAGGCTCGAAGCAGATGCGGAGGGGGGATGGATCCTGACGCGGGATGGTGGCGACGACCAACGGTTCGGGAACAAGCGCCAAGCGCTACGCGCCGCACGGGACGTCGCGGCCTCCGCACACCCCAGCCGGCTGATCATCCACCGCACGGACGGACGCGTGCAACGCACCCATACCTACTAG
- a CDS encoding outer membrane beta-barrel protein, translating to MSRFRIVVCAAAFAGALTAQPAAAQDHRWSLEGRLGATLPTGDIGDNDETAGLSGAVDLLYSVSNAASLYGGVRAYRFNCDGPECVDDRNGKGLGAGVKFVFAREARALPWVRGGVIYDQAAISGSDSDWAPGFEVGAGIDLDLSPRFALVPAVRYYGYRAEFAQPEDDADMRYFVIDLGAHLHF from the coding sequence ATGTCTAGATTCAGAATCGTGGTCTGCGCGGCGGCGTTCGCCGGAGCGCTCACCGCTCAGCCGGCCGCTGCGCAGGATCACCGCTGGTCCCTGGAGGGGCGGCTCGGCGCCACCCTCCCCACCGGAGACATCGGTGACAACGACGAGACCGCCGGACTGAGTGGCGCGGTCGACCTGCTCTATTCCGTCTCCAATGCAGCCAGCCTCTACGGCGGCGTGCGGGCCTACCGCTTCAATTGCGACGGCCCCGAGTGCGTGGACGATCGCAATGGCAAGGGGCTCGGCGCCGGCGTCAAGTTCGTCTTCGCCAGGGAAGCCCGGGCGCTTCCCTGGGTCCGTGGAGGTGTGATCTACGATCAGGCCGCGATCTCCGGCTCGGACTCGGATTGGGCGCCTGGCTTCGAGGTGGGGGCCGGCATCGATCTGGATCTCTCGCCGCGCTTCGCGCTGGTGCCGGCCGTACGCTACTACGGCTACCGGGCCGAGTTCGCTCAGCCGGAAGACGACGCGGACATGAGGTACTTCGTCATCGACCTGGGTGCCCACCTACACTTCTAG
- a CDS encoding choice-of-anchor B family protein produces MASTRMLLVAALLAVPAAVPAQTYVSAHPALPAAGFASAMVMDGSLLYVGRTGAATGMPIPPSRAGSVHVFERGAAGFREIAMVEGSDAEIGDGFGTAIAAHGAWLAVGAPQQGGGSVYIFQRAGSEWRQVAKLAAPAGPADAAFGSALGISDGFLFVGAPQATQKGVVYAYDAAAGWRPAGELAPSDPADSRLGRSISVQGNQVLVGAPGPGGSVGGGGMQGQPGPGAAYLFERDGSGWRALTRLAAPAGALAMGTKVHLGEGWALASAPITGNANGALYEFTRGADGTWAAGTPLKPEAQGPTIFGADFVVAGEDLLVGAPMVGQFSGVVYVFGRQAGTWTPKQTLTAETQGMAGFFGMAVAGSGDVAVLGAPGDDFWEGTGFVFRRGADGTWTETSTVTDAGSGLEAITGGQVDCSADGMAASFGCQDVDLVSFLPASALGAERGIMVSDIWGWTDSESNREYALIGRFDGTSFVDVTDPAHPVYLGNLPLTEGATKNLWRDIKVYKDHAFVVADAAGEHGVQIFDLTRLRDFNGTPETFSEDAHYSGIHSAHNIVINEETGFAYAVGSSMGGETCGGGLHMIDIRDPRNPMFAGCFSDPLTGNAKTGYSHDAMCTVYHGPDTEHQDKEICFGANETALSIADVTDKANPVALSRASYPNVAYSHQGWISDDHRYFFLDDELDELSGTQDRTRTLVWDIADLDDPVLLTEYKGETAASDHNLYVKGNLMYESNYVAGLRIIDISDPANPREVAHFDTVPWGDDAPGFAGSWSNYPYFKSGNIIVSSMREGLFVLRKRERPVS; encoded by the coding sequence ATGGCTTCGACTCGCATGCTCCTGGTAGCGGCTCTGCTTGCAGTTCCGGCAGCCGTCCCCGCCCAGACGTACGTCTCCGCCCACCCGGCGCTGCCGGCGGCGGGCTTCGCATCCGCGATGGTGATGGACGGTTCGCTCCTGTACGTGGGCCGCACGGGCGCCGCTACTGGGATGCCCATCCCCCCCAGCCGGGCCGGGAGCGTCCACGTCTTCGAGCGCGGCGCGGCGGGCTTCCGCGAAATCGCCATGGTGGAGGGTTCGGACGCCGAGATCGGCGACGGATTCGGCACCGCCATCGCGGCGCACGGAGCGTGGCTTGCGGTGGGCGCACCCCAGCAGGGCGGCGGGTCCGTCTACATCTTCCAGCGCGCGGGGTCGGAGTGGCGTCAGGTGGCCAAGCTCGCGGCTCCGGCCGGTCCGGCGGACGCCGCCTTCGGCTCCGCGTTGGGCATCTCGGACGGCTTCCTCTTCGTCGGAGCGCCGCAGGCCACGCAGAAGGGCGTGGTCTACGCCTATGACGCGGCGGCCGGCTGGCGCCCGGCCGGAGAGCTCGCTCCCTCCGATCCGGCCGACTCGAGGCTGGGCCGTTCCATCTCGGTACAAGGCAATCAGGTCCTGGTGGGCGCCCCCGGCCCGGGCGGTTCGGTGGGTGGAGGCGGGATGCAGGGCCAACCCGGCCCCGGCGCCGCCTATCTGTTCGAGCGTGACGGGAGCGGATGGCGTGCGCTGACTCGTTTGGCGGCGCCCGCCGGAGCGCTGGCGATGGGGACCAAGGTCCACCTCGGTGAAGGATGGGCGCTGGCCTCGGCTCCGATCACGGGCAATGCCAACGGTGCGCTCTACGAGTTCACGCGCGGTGCGGATGGCACCTGGGCTGCTGGGACGCCCCTCAAGCCCGAGGCGCAGGGGCCCACGATCTTCGGAGCCGACTTCGTGGTGGCGGGTGAAGACCTTCTGGTGGGCGCGCCGATGGTGGGACAGTTCTCCGGTGTGGTCTACGTGTTCGGGCGACAAGCGGGCACCTGGACCCCCAAGCAGACCCTCACCGCCGAGACGCAGGGCATGGCCGGTTTTTTCGGAATGGCCGTGGCCGGCAGCGGCGACGTGGCCGTGCTGGGCGCCCCGGGCGACGACTTCTGGGAGGGCACCGGGTTCGTGTTCCGGCGAGGTGCGGACGGCACCTGGACCGAGACCTCGACGGTTACGGACGCAGGCTCGGGTCTGGAAGCGATCACGGGTGGGCAGGTCGACTGCTCCGCCGATGGAATGGCCGCCAGCTTCGGGTGTCAGGACGTCGATCTCGTCTCCTTCCTGCCCGCCAGCGCACTCGGCGCCGAGCGTGGCATCATGGTGAGCGACATCTGGGGTTGGACGGATTCCGAGTCCAACCGGGAGTACGCCCTCATCGGACGCTTCGACGGCACCTCGTTCGTGGACGTGACCGACCCGGCCCATCCGGTCTACCTCGGCAACCTTCCCCTTACCGAGGGTGCCACCAAGAACCTCTGGCGCGACATCAAGGTCTACAAGGATCACGCCTTCGTCGTGGCGGACGCCGCCGGAGAGCACGGCGTGCAGATCTTCGATCTGACACGGCTCCGGGATTTCAACGGGACGCCAGAGACGTTCAGCGAGGATGCCCACTATTCGGGGATCCACAGCGCCCACAACATCGTCATCAACGAAGAGACCGGCTTCGCCTACGCGGTGGGCAGCAGCATGGGCGGTGAGACCTGCGGCGGCGGCCTCCACATGATCGACATCCGCGACCCGCGCAACCCCATGTTCGCGGGCTGCTTCTCGGATCCGCTCACCGGGAACGCCAAGACAGGATACAGCCACGATGCCATGTGCACCGTCTATCACGGGCCGGACACCGAGCACCAGGACAAGGAGATCTGCTTCGGCGCCAACGAGACGGCGCTCTCCATCGCGGACGTGACGGACAAGGCCAATCCGGTGGCGCTTTCACGGGCGTCCTATCCCAACGTCGCGTATTCACACCAGGGGTGGATCTCGGACGACCACCGCTACTTCTTCCTGGACGACGAGCTCGATGAGCTGTCGGGCACGCAGGACCGGACCCGCACGTTGGTCTGGGACATCGCGGATCTGGACGACCCGGTCCTGCTCACCGAATACAAGGGTGAGACCGCCGCGTCCGATCACAACCTCTACGTCAAGGGCAACCTGATGTACGAGTCGAACTATGTGGCCGGCCTGCGGATCATCGACATCAGTGATCCGGCCAACCCGCGCGAGGTTGCCCATTTCGACACGGTGCCTTGGGGCGACGACGCCCCCGGGTTCGCGGGGTCGTGGAGCAACTATCCCTACTTCAAGAGCGGGAACATCATCGTCTCCAGCATGCGCGAAGGGCTGTTCGTGCTGCGCAAACGGGAGCGGCCGGTGTCCTGA
- a CDS encoding YkgJ family cysteine cluster protein yields MGKALKVLYNCNKCPAYCCSYAWIPVTDRDLKRLAKHHGITEKKAERRFTKTTKDGVRVLRHKDDEYFETICMFIDDETRGCSIYEGRPTICRQYPGSARCGYYDFLSAERNRFDDPDLVVAAYVAED; encoded by the coding sequence TTGGGCAAGGCACTCAAGGTTCTCTACAACTGCAACAAGTGCCCCGCGTACTGCTGCTCCTACGCATGGATTCCAGTGACGGACCGGGACCTCAAGCGCCTGGCCAAGCATCACGGCATCACCGAGAAGAAGGCGGAGCGCAGATTCACCAAGACCACCAAGGACGGCGTGCGTGTCCTTCGTCACAAGGACGACGAGTACTTCGAGACCATCTGCATGTTCATCGACGACGAGACCCGCGGATGCAGCATCTACGAGGGGCGTCCCACCATCTGCCGTCAGTATCCTGGGAGTGCGCGTTGCGGCTACTACGATTTCCTGTCCGCAGAACGGAACCGATTCGACGATCCGGATCTCGTGGTCGCCGCGTACGTGGCAGAGGACTGA
- a CDS encoding biosynthetic peptidoglycan transglycosylase has translation MTTSRASKSGSGGSRLRRAWRRIPRSLRIGLPLLLALAALSPYPELLRWMRPGHTSLMHQRMREAREHDQVLSIQREWLDLEDIDATLVRAVLIAEDQRFFLHDGVDWLALAEELHYQGDGSFEWWDVGDWASVAQALRYYRSHADEVKGRSTITQQLAKNLYFGTERSLTRKVRELVVAKRMEWFLPKERILELYLNVVELGPGVFGVEAAAQAYFSRSAADLSRAQAASLAATLPHPLTSNPDHRPSRMAWRRDLILRRLARGEDAPRPE, from the coding sequence ATGACCACGTCCCGAGCGTCGAAGTCCGGATCCGGAGGATCCCGCCTACGACGCGCCTGGCGCCGCATACCGCGGAGCCTGCGCATCGGCCTGCCCCTTCTGCTGGCGTTGGCCGCGCTGAGCCCCTACCCGGAGCTTCTGCGCTGGATGCGCCCGGGCCACACGTCGCTCATGCACCAGCGGATGCGCGAGGCGCGGGAGCATGACCAGGTCCTGAGCATCCAGCGTGAATGGCTCGACCTCGAGGATATCGACGCCACCCTCGTGCGCGCCGTGCTCATCGCGGAGGATCAGCGGTTCTTTCTACACGATGGAGTGGACTGGCTGGCGCTCGCCGAGGAGCTCCACTACCAGGGCGACGGTTCCTTCGAATGGTGGGACGTAGGAGACTGGGCGTCCGTCGCCCAGGCGCTGCGGTACTACCGGAGCCACGCAGACGAGGTGAAGGGGCGGAGCACCATCACCCAGCAGCTCGCCAAGAACCTGTACTTCGGTACGGAGCGGTCGCTCACCCGCAAGGTGCGTGAACTGGTGGTAGCCAAACGAATGGAGTGGTTCTTGCCCAAGGAGCGCATCCTGGAGCTCTACCTCAACGTCGTGGAGTTGGGCCCCGGTGTGTTCGGAGTGGAAGCCGCGGCACAAGCCTATTTCAGCCGCAGCGCCGCCGATCTATCGCGTGCGCAGGCGGCGTCCCTGGCCGCCACCCTCCCTCATCCCCTCACATCAAACCCCGACCACCGACCGAGTCGCATGGCCTGGAGACGCGATCTGATCCTCCGCCGGCTGGCCCGCGGCGAGGACGCACCCCGGCCGGAGTAG
- a CDS encoding sigma-54 dependent transcriptional regulator has product MIARILVYTRTPTLSARLTSILESNTGDRVIAEARTVRQVWSSLKRESFDLLICTAADLPEPVTETVSALRAAPDAPEVVLLTNEEDAEERTRLTAAGALDVLVRHLPDRALRGAFDALVRRRRAQLQRRTDGTEQEFRFGDFASSSPAMEELLSLAERVARSDASLLILGETGVGKEWLAHAIHTESARADGPFVAVNCSALPDTLLESELFGHVEGAFTGAVRSRRGYFELAHEGTLFLDEIGDMPLALQTKLLRALQERRIHPLGGERSIPVDVRIMAATNRNLEEAMEAGDFRPDLYFRLGVVTLTVPPLRERREDIEELVNAYCERFSDQFGRHLTGTDAAAMEALERYTWPGNVRELINVMERAVLLAPGPKLSLADLPAQISGALPPEMRGPEPPRLESLVRQPLDEARDRLVSWLESAYLERVLSETRGRVGQAAERAGVSTRTLYNKMQQYGLDKADFRG; this is encoded by the coding sequence ATGATCGCACGCATCCTCGTCTACACGAGAACGCCGACCCTCTCGGCACGGTTGACCTCCATCCTCGAGAGCAACACCGGCGATCGTGTCATCGCCGAAGCGCGCACCGTGCGACAGGTGTGGTCGAGTCTCAAGCGGGAGTCGTTCGACCTGCTGATCTGCACGGCAGCAGACTTACCCGAGCCCGTCACCGAGACCGTGAGCGCCCTCCGTGCGGCGCCCGACGCACCCGAGGTCGTGCTCCTCACGAATGAAGAAGACGCGGAGGAGCGCACGCGCCTGACGGCGGCGGGCGCGCTCGACGTGCTGGTGCGCCACCTGCCGGACCGGGCGCTGCGCGGAGCGTTCGACGCGCTGGTGCGCCGACGACGCGCCCAGCTGCAGCGGCGCACGGACGGTACCGAGCAGGAGTTCCGTTTCGGCGACTTCGCCTCTTCCAGCCCGGCCATGGAGGAGCTGCTCAGCCTGGCCGAACGCGTCGCCCGCTCGGACGCCTCCCTTCTGATCCTCGGCGAGACCGGAGTGGGCAAGGAGTGGCTGGCGCATGCCATCCACACGGAAAGCGCGCGCGCCGACGGCCCATTCGTGGCAGTCAACTGCTCCGCCCTTCCCGACACCCTCCTGGAGAGCGAGCTCTTCGGACACGTCGAAGGCGCCTTCACCGGCGCGGTTCGCTCCCGCCGCGGCTACTTCGAGCTGGCCCACGAAGGCACGCTCTTCCTCGACGAGATCGGCGACATGCCACTCGCACTCCAGACCAAGCTGCTGCGGGCGCTCCAGGAGCGGCGCATCCACCCGCTCGGCGGTGAGCGCTCCATCCCGGTCGATGTGCGCATCATGGCGGCAACCAACCGCAACCTCGAAGAGGCCATGGAGGCCGGCGACTTCCGTCCCGATCTGTATTTCCGCCTCGGAGTCGTCACGCTGACGGTGCCCCCCCTGCGCGAGCGCCGAGAAGACATCGAAGAGCTGGTCAACGCCTACTGCGAGCGCTTCTCCGACCAGTTCGGCCGGCACCTGACGGGTACCGACGCCGCCGCCATGGAGGCACTGGAGCGCTACACCTGGCCCGGGAACGTGCGCGAGCTCATCAACGTCATGGAGCGGGCGGTCCTGCTGGCGCCGGGCCCCAAGCTGTCGCTCGCCGACCTACCCGCGCAGATCTCCGGCGCGCTACCCCCCGAGATGCGAGGACCGGAGCCACCGCGCCTGGAAAGCCTGGTGCGGCAGCCCTTGGACGAGGCCCGCGATCGCCTGGTGTCCTGGTTGGAGAGCGCCTACCTGGAACGAGTACTGTCCGAGACGCGGGGCCGTGTGGGTCAGGCGGCGGAGCGCGCAGGCGTGAGTACGCGTACGTTGTACAACAAGATGCAGCAGTACGGCCTCGACAAGGCCGATTTCCGAGGCTGA